Part of the Companilactobacillus zhachilii genome is shown below.
CACTAAGTAACAGTGCGATACCTATGTATTTCTTTAAGCTTTTCTTATTCACGTTTGCACCTATAGTTAATTAATATTTTGTACCCTAATTTAATACTTTACCTAATTTCAATAAATGTACAATATTTTTCTTGGATTCAAACATATCTAAATCTACCGCCGGTTTTCTTGCAATGATCAAGAAATCCAATTCTGCTGGAATCTCAGGTTTCAATTCCAATAGTGATTGGCGGATGTATCTTTTAATTCGATTACGTCCAACTGCAGTATGCGAAACTTTCTTCCCGACGGAAATTCCCACACGGAAATGCTTTTGCCCTTGTTTAGGCATTGTGTACAAAACAAAATTGCGATTTGCGACTGACTTTCCGTTGGAATAGACATATTGAAACTCATTTTCTTTTTTTATTCGATAGCTTTTTCTCATATGTCACCAGACTACTCTCGTTTTGTAATAAAAAAAGACCACCAAATT
Proteins encoded:
- the rnpA gene encoding ribonuclease P protein component, with translation MRKSYRIKKENEFQYVYSNGKSVANRNFVLYTMPKQGQKHFRVGISVGKKVSHTAVGRNRIKRYIRQSLLELKPEIPAELDFLIIARKPAVDLDMFESKKNIVHLLKLGKVLN